In Bacillota bacterium, the sequence ACAAGGGAGCGGATTATCAGCTTTTTGCAGGGATTGAATCAACGGGATGGCGCAGAGCTTTTTCAGCAGATTCAAGACTTGTACTTAGATGGTAAGAGTCTGAGTCAATTTGTCAGGGATATTCTGGCATATTTAAGAAAAGCTATTGTAAATAAAACCGTTTTACCAGACATAGGCATAGAATGGAACAGCGATCAAATTTTAAAAGTTATGGCTGTTTTTTCTGAATGTGAGCGGGATATGCGCTATGTGCGGGATAACAATGTTCCGTTAGAGCTAGCTGTTCTCCGCTTGATTCAGCCGGAATCGCTGGTTGAAAAACTGCAGGAACGGGTTGATGTTTTAGAGAAAAAGCTTCAAGAGCTGGAGCGCACCGGGATCAGAACCGCTGATGCTGCGCGCCAGCCAAAAGAGGAATCTCAGCAAATTGTGTTAAATCCGGTGAGTGATGATCCGGACAAATTAAAGACTATTCAAGCTAACTGGCAGGAGTTTCTCAATCTTCTCCGCAACGAACGCTTGATCCAACCAGAAGCTTTTCTGCGGGAAGGTTATCCCGTTGGAATTGAGGGCAATCAAGTTGTTATAGGCTTCCCGCAGGGCAGAGGGTTTCACAAAGCCAGCATCGAACAGGATAAACATCGAGAACCTGCCGAGCGGGCATTGTCAAAAATGTTTGGCTGTCCTCTTACGATCAGATGCATTATGAGTGATGTTAAAGAGCAGCCGCAGCCGGATAATGCCCCGGATAACCAGGAGCAGACGATTGAGCAGCCAAAAGCAGAACACAACGACGCAGTGAACGCAGCCCTGGAAATTTTTGGCGGCAAGATAATTAAGATCAAGGAAGATTAGAAAGGTGGAGTATGAGTATGAACATGCAGAAGATGCTCAAGCAGGTTCAAAAAATGCAGGCTGATATGGCCAAAACTCAGGAGGAACTAAAAACTAAAACAGTGGATGCTACTGCCGGTGGCGGGGTTATTACCGTTACTGCCAACGGAGTTCAAGAGATTGTTGCTATTAAAATTGCCCCAGACGCGGTCGATCCCGATGACGTGGAAATGCTGGAAGATTTAGTAGTAGCTGCTGTTAACGAAGCTTTAAGAAAAGCTCAGGATCTGGCAGCGCAGGAGATGCAGAAGGTCACTGGTGGACTTAATATTCCAGGAATGCCCTCAGGATTATTCTAATGGCAAGATATGCAAAACCTTTGTCCAGATTAATCGATGAGCTGCGGAAACTGCCCGGTGTTGGGCCGAAAACTGCTCAAAGGTTAGCATTTCA encodes:
- the dnaX gene encoding DNA polymerase III subunit gamma/tau; its protein translation is MAYLSLYRRWRSQSFDEVVGQAHIVRTLKNSLNTGRISHAYLFSGPRGTGKTTLARLFAKGLNCVEGPTADFCGKCPQCVGITQGNSLDVIEIDGASNRGIEEIRKLREQVQYAPVDGLYKVYIIDEVHMLTTDAFNALLKTLEEPPERVVFILATTDPQKVPTTILSRCQRYDFKRFPAEDIKNHLQFVLSKEGVVPDPDALEIIAEHADGGMRDALSIVDQCLAYSDHLSVEVVSTVLGVATRERIISFLQGLNQRDGAELFQQIQDLYLDGKSLSQFVRDILAYLRKAIVNKTVLPDIGIEWNSDQILKVMAVFSECERDMRYVRDNNVPLELAVLRLIQPESLVEKLQERVDVLEKKLQELERTGIRTADAARQPKEESQQIVLNPVSDDPDKLKTIQANWQEFLNLLRNERLIQPEAFLREGYPVGIEGNQVVIGFPQGRGFHKASIEQDKHREPAERALSKMFGCPLTIRCIMSDVKEQPQPDNAPDNQEQTIEQPKAEHNDAVNAALEIFGGKIIKIKED
- a CDS encoding YbaB/EbfC family nucleoid-associated protein, with the protein product MSMNMQKMLKQVQKMQADMAKTQEELKTKTVDATAGGGVITVTANGVQEIVAIKIAPDAVDPDDVEMLEDLVVAAVNEALRKAQDLAAQEMQKVTGGLNIPGMPSGLF